ATTTTTTTAAGAAAATATTCATTTTAAAGCAAAAAATCAATAAAAACATAAAAACCTTAAATTTGCTTAGCGAAGCTTTAAATTTGCTTATAAGTGAACAAAATTTTTGCAAAAAAGCCCTAAAACCCCTACTCTTAAGCACTAATATTTCTTTAAGAACAGCCAAAGAAAGCTTAAATAGACTCAATGAAATGTATTCGCTTGTAAGCGCTATGAAAAATGAAAGAATGAATAAAAGCATTTATTTTCTAAGTGTGCTTTCGGCAATTTTTCTACCCTTAAATCTTATCGTAGGATTTTTTGGAATGAATACCGAGGGTTTGTTTTTTGATGGAAATAAAAACGGCACTTGGTATATCTTTTCTACTATTTGTTTTATACTGATTTTTGGGCTTATTTTTTATAAAAACAAAAAGGAAAAAGAATTAGATTTTGATGACAAAATAACAAAAAAGTCAAAAAAATAACTTAATTTTAAGAAAATAGTGATATAATTACACTTTTTGCGCCCATAGCTCAGCTGGATAGAGCATTTGATTGCGGTTCAAAAGGTCAGAGGTTCGAATCCTCTTGGGCGCACCACTTTATCTGCGTTTATTTATCCAAACCATCATTCAACTTTTCATCATTTTGTCATCCAAACACAAAGGATCTTTTGTTTTAAGAAAAATAGATGGTTTAAAAAGAGATGTTTCGCTGTGCTTAATATGACAAGGGGTTCTAGAATAACTAGGAGTTGTTCACAAGTGAATGAAATGCTGGCAAAGCCAAGAGCCTTGCACTCTTGGCGTGGATTTTGTTTAAGTATAGGTTAAACAAGGCTTTCTTATAATTTTTTTGGTGTTTTAAGAGAGCTGGTTAAGCAATTTAATCAGCTCGTTTATTACTTCTAATAATATTAAAATTACATTTAAAATCTTTTCTATCATTAGTAGCACCTTTCCCACCAAGAGAAATTAATCACTTAAACGAAATAATTCTATCAAAGTTTTCTTAAAATTTATTGCGTGAGAAGTTCCGAGGTTCGCAATGGTGAGGGTTTGTCACCAAGCAACGCGAAGGATCTAAAAGGTTAAGGTAAAATGGTTGTGATCTGAAAATATTGATTAATGGTTTTTAAAAGATTCACTCTTGAGCGCAAAATTTCTTGGGCCGAAGTAATATAAGAATTACTCGCATCTAAATAATCTTTAAGCTCACTTTTCCCAAGTTCGTATTTTTGTAGGTAAGCTTCCTTGATAAGGAATTGTTTGGCATTAATTAATTTTACATTTTCTAATAATTTTGTATTATATTCATAATCCTTATAACAAAGCCTAAATTCATTCAAAGCACTTTGTAAAATTTGCTCGTATTCAAAAACTAAAATGTCATAGGCGTATTGTGAAATTTTAATGTTTTGCTTCACTCTACCATAGTCTAAAAAAGGCAGGGAAATTTTTACATTTCCACCTAAAATCAAAAATTCAAAACTATCATTTAATTCACTTGCATCACCATTTAAATTTGCCCCTAGACTTATGCTTGGAAATATTGATTTTTCTATACTTTGATAATCTTTAAATGCCGCTTGAAGATTATTGGCTTTTGACTTTACATCAGGACGATTAGCAAAAATATATAAAGGAATATCAAAATCAATAGCCAATTCC
This genomic interval from Campylobacter sp. CCS1377 contains the following:
- a CDS encoding CorA family divalent cation transporter; its protein translation is MHYDENLAKFLANKNLNTLYTDFLGQKIFILNADKIYIFGFEENQIYKLENCEFQNYQFEDFIALIRLNIEECKANNFHFESILEHKENVLLKGILIKHFFKKIFILKQKINKNIKTLNLLSEALNLLISEQNFCKKALKPLLLSTNISLRTAKESLNRLNEMYSLVSAMKNERMNKSIYFLSVLSAIFLPLNLIVGFFGMNTEGLFFDGNKNGTWYIFSTICFILIFGLIFYKNKKEKELDFDDKITKKSKK